Proteins encoded within one genomic window of bacterium:
- a CDS encoding response regulator, producing the protein MKILIVEDEDILVRVLREKFEDNGFDVEVAEEGDKVIPLVEKFKPDMILLDIFLPKLNGMDILEKLKDDEVMKTIPVIIISNLDDDKKIKEALNLGAVDYIVKSQHPINEVVELVNKYILKAK; encoded by the coding sequence ATGAAAATACTAATAGTTGAAGATGAGGACATTTTGGTTAGGGTTCTTAGAGAAAAATTTGAAGATAATGGTTTTGATGTCGAGGTTGCAGAGGAGGGTGATAAGGTTATTCCCCTTGTAGAAAAGTTTAAGCCAGACATGATTCTACTTGATATATTTCTTCCAAAATTGAATGGAATGGATATTTTGGAGAAATTAAAGGATGATGAAGTTATGAAAACTATTCCAGTAATTATTATCTCAAACCTAGACGATGACAAGAAGATAAAGGAGGCATTAAACCTAGGTGCGGTTGACTATATTGTTAAAAGTCAACATCCAATCAATGAAGTTGTAGAGCTGGTTAACAAGTATATATTAAAGGCAAAATAA
- a CDS encoding response regulator — MPIENKKVRILHVDDEEDTQKVVKTILEKEGYEVVSVRDGVGALREINLDNYDLLILDIMMPNMSGWELYTKILKIKEKEKVIFLSILDIPADKLNELTKSGVRDYIKKPFDRDDFVARVKKVLIS; from the coding sequence ATGCCAATAGAAAATAAAAAAGTTAGAATTCTCCATGTAGATGATGAAGAAGATACACAAAAAGTAGTTAAGACAATTTTAGAAAAAGAAGGTTATGAGGTTGTAAGTGTTAGAGATGGTGTTGGGGCATTAAGAGAGATTAATCTTGATAATTATGACCTATTAATTTTAGATATCATGATGCCCAATATGTCAGGTTGGGAATTATACACAAAGATATTAAAAATTAAGGAGAAGGAAAAGGTAATATTTCTTTCTATCTTAGATATACCAGCTGATAAATTAAATGAATTAACAAAAAGTGGTGTTAGGGATTATATTAAAAAACCATTTGATCGAGATGACTTTGTCGCTAGAGTAAAAAAGGTACTTATCTCATAA
- a CDS encoding HAMP domain-containing sensor histidine kinase translates to MKKSPEKILDEKQIKNLLKYVAFLDKEKAKIAARLLIANAKILFQAHEKTDANKKLRKRSEEIEKRHAIQISKQIAKLLISNTALVQETMQKVKKTNELITVNEELKKIKDDYLSIVIHEIKTPLVPIKSQLQLLLAGDYGELNGEQREAVEMIYRNEENLNRLSMEILTISKIRSGRFDLHLQLLSATKIFEEIVKEFEAVSITKKITFTHSIQAGLPNISADKIRLIEAIRILLDNAFKFTPEGNSVNLDIKRTDRNLIVSVSDTGIGIESINFEKIFSLFFQISNELTRKYGGNGLGLAIAKGIVEAHGGKIWVESNGLGKGSTFTFSIPITNKIVKRKLIIKTKNYANRK, encoded by the coding sequence ATGAAAAAAAGTCCTGAAAAAATATTGGATGAAAAGCAGATTAAAAATCTTTTAAAGTACGTAGCTTTTTTGGATAAAGAAAAAGCAAAAATTGCAGCAAGGTTGTTGATTGCCAATGCAAAAATACTTTTCCAAGCCCATGAAAAAACTGATGCAAATAAAAAGCTTAGAAAAAGGAGTGAAGAGATTGAAAAAAGACATGCAATACAAATTTCAAAACAGATTGCCAAATTACTAATTTCAAACACAGCACTTGTTCAAGAAACAATGCAGAAGGTAAAGAAAACAAATGAATTAATTACTGTGAACGAGGAGTTAAAAAAAATAAAAGATGACTATCTCTCGATTGTAATACATGAAATTAAAACGCCCTTGGTTCCTATTAAGTCTCAATTGCAGCTTCTTTTAGCAGGAGATTACGGTGAGTTGAACGGCGAACAAAGAGAAGCTGTAGAAATGATATACAGAAATGAAGAGAATCTCAATAGACTTTCAATGGAAATACTAACTATTTCAAAGATTAGGTCAGGGAGATTTGATTTACATTTACAACTATTGTCAGCAACAAAAATTTTTGAAGAAATTGTTAAGGAATTTGAAGCTGTATCAATAACTAAAAAAATTACTTTTACACATTCTATTCAAGCAGGGCTACCAAATATATCTGCAGATAAAATAAGGTTAATTGAAGCAATTAGAATTCTTCTAGATAACGCTTTTAAATTTACACCAGAAGGGAATTCTGTAAATTTGGATATTAAGAGAACAGATAGAAACTTAATCGTCTCCGTAAGTGATACGGGGATCGGAATCGAATCAATTAATTTTGAAAAAATATTTTCATTATTTTTTCAGATTAGTAATGAACTTACTAGGAAATATGGTGGCAATGGACTAGGTTTAGCTATCGCCAAAGGTATCGTAGAGGCTCATGGAGGAAAAATATGGGTAGAAAGTAATGGATTGGGAAAGGGAAGTACCTTTACGTTTAGTATCCCAATTACGAATAAAATCGTAAAACGTAAATTAATAATAAAAACAAAAAATTATGCCAATAGAAAATAA
- a CDS encoding PAS domain-containing protein, with amino-acid sequence MKNKDDPNKTDDSNVKSNPASDNMEVVKIENDLFKIAYFQLRNVVKKLEESEYFFRESQRAAFIGSYYLDYQKDIWKSSEVLDIIFGIHSDYKRSIQSWVDIVHPDYKAEMSSYFEGLISSKNKIFNKDYKIIRRNDKELRWVRGLGALEFNTKGEMVSMSGTIQDITNIKVAQENDKKTSEELRKAQHIAKIGNFSLDLRTNKAILSGELLNIYGLNPNNNAITHEEFLNIIHPDDRQRIKLEIEQAIGSKQLNTETEYKIVLKNGIEKIIRGSSEIVYENGQPITFFGVAQDITERKLLEEAKSGFLSIISHQLNTPLSMTKWVLEVLTDDKDLTPRQREKVNDLNISNERLISLVKRLMNVAHIESGRLIANRVTTDIKKLVENLIEEIKPLAFKKDKIISSHIPEKLDSINCDPLLIHEALENLLTNAIEYSTENSKTIDISIADRVDDYLISVHNAGLIEPMLSEKIRKFDKFSHGGKMSYMQPSGSGLGLYIAKNVVEVNGGMLWFESSAEAGTTFYFTINKIVKLIENNNHNI; translated from the coding sequence ATGAAAAATAAAGATGATCCAAATAAGACCGATGATAGTAATGTAAAAAGTAATCCTGCTTCTGATAACATGGAAGTTGTGAAAATTGAAAATGATCTATTTAAAATAGCTTATTTTCAATTAAGAAATGTTGTCAAAAAACTAGAAGAAAGTGAATATTTCTTCAGAGAGTCTCAAAGAGCTGCTTTTATAGGTTCTTATTATCTTGATTATCAAAAGGATATATGGAAATCTTCAGAAGTTCTGGATATAATATTTGGAATTCATTCTGATTATAAAAGGAGTATTCAATCATGGGTAGATATTGTTCATCCTGATTATAAAGCAGAGATGTCATCATACTTTGAAGGTTTGATATCTTCAAAAAATAAAATATTCAACAAAGACTATAAGATTATAAGAAGAAATGATAAGGAATTAAGGTGGGTTAGAGGGCTTGGTGCGCTAGAATTCAACACTAAGGGAGAAATGGTTTCTATGTCAGGTACAATTCAAGATATCACTAATATAAAAGTCGCTCAGGAAAATGATAAAAAAACATCTGAGGAGTTAAGAAAAGCTCAGCATATTGCTAAAATTGGTAATTTTTCATTAGATTTGAGAACTAATAAAGCGATATTGTCTGGTGAATTATTGAATATATATGGTCTTAATCCTAATAATAATGCAATAACTCATGAGGAGTTTTTGAATATAATACACCCTGATGATAGGCAAAGAATTAAACTTGAAATTGAGCAAGCAATTGGTAGTAAGCAATTAAATACGGAGACAGAGTATAAAATTGTTCTCAAAAATGGTATTGAGAAAATAATTAGAGGTAGCTCGGAAATTGTATATGAAAATGGTCAGCCTATCACTTTCTTTGGAGTTGCTCAGGATATTACGGAAAGAAAATTACTTGAAGAAGCTAAATCAGGTTTTTTATCTATCATTTCTCATCAACTTAATACCCCCCTTTCTATGACAAAATGGGTGCTAGAAGTTCTGACGGATGATAAAGATTTAACTCCGAGACAAAGAGAAAAAGTTAACGATCTTAATATTTCAAACGAGAGATTGATATCGCTTGTAAAGAGACTTATGAATGTAGCTCATATTGAATCAGGCAGACTCATTGCAAATAGAGTAACGACAGATATTAAAAAACTTGTTGAAAATTTAATTGAAGAAATTAAACCTTTAGCTTTTAAAAAAGATAAAATTATTAGTTCTCATATACCAGAGAAACTAGATAGTATAAATTGTGACCCTTTATTAATCCATGAGGCACTAGAAAACTTACTTACAAATGCTATTGAGTACTCTACTGAAAATAGCAAAACAATTGATATTTCTATTGCAGACAGGGTCGATGATTATTTAATTTCAGTGCATAACGCCGGCTTAATAGAACCAATGCTTTCTGAAAAGATTAGAAAATTTGATAAATTTTCACACGGAGGCAAGATGTCCTATATGCAACCTTCAGGTAGTGGTCTTGGGTTGTATATCGCGAAAAATGTTGTGGAAGTGAACGGAGGAATGCTTTGGTTTGAGTCCTCAGCTGAAGCTGGGACTACGTTTTATTTCACAATAAATAAGATAGTAAAATTAATAGAAAATAATAATCACAATATATAA
- a CDS encoding response regulator, which translates to MTNSDINEGKKNLLLIVEDEKILSKTMNEKFSQEGYSVIQAYDGVQGLKLAKQNHPDLILLDLLMPKMDGMSMLKELRNDIWGKKVPVIILTNLSANDEDRLKAVVELEPTYYFEKVDKGLEEIVETIKDRLAYKEQKTDKNSAVQIA; encoded by the coding sequence ATGACTAATTCAGATATAAACGAGGGGAAAAAGAATTTACTTCTTATTGTAGAGGATGAGAAAATATTATCAAAAACAATGAATGAGAAGTTTTCTCAGGAAGGTTATAGCGTAATTCAAGCTTATGATGGTGTACAAGGTCTTAAATTAGCAAAACAGAATCATCCGGATCTTATATTACTTGACTTATTAATGCCAAAAATGGATGGAATGAGTATGCTAAAAGAGTTGCGTAATGATATTTGGGGAAAAAAAGTACCGGTTATTATTCTTACAAATCTGTCTGCAAATGATGAGGATAGACTTAAGGCTGTTGTTGAACTTGAACCGACCTACTATTTTGAGAAGGTCGATAAAGGTTTAGAGGAAATTGTAGAAACAATAAAGGATAGGTTGGCTTACAAGGAACAAAAAACAGACAAAAATAGTGCAGTACAAATCGCATAA